The Eublepharis macularius isolate TG4126 chromosome 8, MPM_Emac_v1.0, whole genome shotgun sequence genome contains a region encoding:
- the LOC129335096 gene encoding uncharacterized protein F54H12.2-like, which produces MAFIHCGSEECVKSELDLFQIAPTQTSIEKSVYIEVPPLSALTGSAPLEFFIAGNGEDYLDLNNTLLYVKCKITQEDGTDIAQNARVALVNYPIASIFSQLDVTLGDRLISQSNNCYPYRALIETVLNYSFETLSTQFSSGGFYKDTASLMDSTLLNQGNKGFAKRALLAAESKTVDLLGHLHADIFFQEKLLLNGVDVKIKLARNKDSFCLMSGEGAAVRYKLHMDSAALFVKKVKVAPGVRLAHAEALLTSTAKYPVDRVDMKVFSIPTGARVSNQDNLFLGQLPKMVVMGLVDNDAFSGAFTKNPFHFQHYNINFVALYVDGEQVPSKPFQPDFEAGNNVREYMSLVQTAGKHLQDRPLLVDREEYRHGYTLFAFDLSPDQDCTGHYSLIKTGNLRAEIRFAAALPRTVNLIVYGVFDNVIEINHNRNVLFDYM; this is translated from the coding sequence ATGGCTTTCATCCACTGCGGGTCGGAAGAGTGTGTAAAGTCCGAGCTCGACCTGTTCCAGATAGCCCCTACCCAGACCAGCATTGAGAAAAGCGTATATATCGAGGTTCCGCCCCTCTCGGCCCTCACGGGGTCAGCACCTCTAGAGTTTTTCATAGCCGGGAATGGTGAAGATTACCTCGATTTAAACAATACTCTCTTGTATGTGAAATGTAAAATTACTCAAGAAGATGGTACCGACATCGCACAGAATGCTAGAGTGGCACTGGTGAACTACCCAATTGCTTCCATTTTCAGTCAGCTGGATGTTACCCTAGGCGACCGGCTCATCAGCCAGAGTAACAACTGCTATCCCTACAGGGCTCTCATTGAAACAGTGCTCAACTACAGCTTTGAAACCCTATCTACCCAATTTTCTTCAGGCGGATTTTATAAGGATACAGCGAGTCTGATGGACAGCACCCTGCTGAACCAAGGTAACAAAGGATTTGCCAAAAGGGCGTTGCTGGCAGCCGAAAGCAAAACAGTAGACCTTTTAGGCCATCTCCACGCCGATATATTTTTTCAAGAAAAGCTGCTCTTAAATGGCGTGGATGTCAAAATCAAACTAGCTCGTAACAAAGACTCTTTCTGCCTGATGAGTGGCGAGGGGGCTGCTGTGCGCTATAAGCTCCACATGGATTCTGCTGCGCTCTTtgtgaagaaagtgaaagtagccccAGGCGTACGGCTGGCCCACGCTGAAGCTCTGCTGACATCCACAGCAAAATACCCTGTGGACCGTGTCGACATGAAGGTGTTCAGCATCCCTACCGGTGCCCGCGTGAGCAACCAAGACAACCTGTTTTTGGGACAGCTCCCCAAAATGGTGGTCATGGGGCTCGTGGACAATGACGCTTTCAGTGGCGCCTTCACCAAAAACCCTTTTCATTTCCAACATTACAACATTAACTTTGTAGCCCTGTACGTGGACGGGGAGCAGGTCCCCTCCAAGCCCTTCCAGCCCGACTTTGAAGCCGGAAACAACGTGAGAGAATACATGAGCCTCGTGCAAACAGCGGGGAAGCACCTTCAGGACAGGCCCCTCCTGGTAGATCGTGAAGAGTATAGGCACGGGTACACCCTGTTTGCTTTTGACCTCTCTCCTGATCAGGACTGCACCGGCCATTACTCCCTGATTAAAACCGGGAACCTGAGAGCAGAAATACGTTTTGCTGCGGCCCTACCACGAACCGTTAATTTGATTGTGTATGGGGTGTTTGATAATGTCATAGAGATCAACCACAACCGTAACGTGCTTTTTGATTACATGTAA
- the LOC129334926 gene encoding uncharacterized protein LOC129334926, which yields MEEQQDDHSFFCGCSCWCKMENTPTNTLEMAEPVPEVKRKALKRMYVKMSRKGDGSMSVVKRLFGSPPRTVENDHAEPNMNKRGSPEGSLSTTQQATTIIEECCRSDTPGLIWPLHDSVDRYFELGILQEDYVNPKNRRSAMNEVVKAVSYSILNHCFSEIMFFKCTGCVEDIPAQLGHDCLTWEEDFYNQNLKYVSTKLSMGPMLYTITLLATSIHCFTMNEGHIKRLGRYIEAIQNAKNAQDALNGLLKQCKQRYVDLAMKIIRKKFTHHNSLLNYCGICAPVLEIRM from the exons atggaagagcagcaggacgATCACAGCTTCTTCTGCGGCTGTTCTtgctggtgcaagatggagaacaCCCCTACAAACACGCTTGAAATGGCTGAACCAGTGCCCGAGGTGAAGCGTAAAGCCCTCAAAAGAATGTATGTCAAGATGTCCCGCAAAGGAGATGGCAGCATGTCGGTTGTGAAGCGTCTGTTTGGTTCACCGCCAAGGACTGTAGAAAATGACCATGCTGAACCTAATATGAACAAAAGAGGCAGCCCTGAGGGCAGCCTTTCAACAACCCAGCAGGCTACAACTATAATAGAG GAATGCTGCCGTTCAGATACCCCTGGCCTGATATGGCCCCTGCACGACAGTGTGGATAGATATTTTGAACTGGGCATCCTTCAAGAGGATTATGTCAACCCTAAAAATAGAAGATCTGCAATGAATGAAGTAGTCAAAGCTGTTTCATATTCCATTTTGAACCATTGTTTCAGCGagataatgttttttaaatgtacaggATGTGTTGAAGATATCCCCGCGCAGCTGGGCCACGATTGCCTGACATGGGAAGAGGATTTCTATAACCAGAACTTGAAATATGTATCTACTAAACTCTCCATGGGGCCCATGCTCTATACCATAACACTGCTAGCCACAAGTATCCATTGTTTTACAATGAATGAGGGGCATATTAAACGGCTAGGCAGGTATATAGAAGCGATTCAAAATGCTAAGAATGCACAAGATGCTCTAAATGGATTATTAAAGCAGTGCAAACAACGTTATGTAGATCTGGCTATGAAGATTATTAGAAAGAAATTCACACATCATAACTCCTTACTGAATTACTGTGGTATATGTGCACCAGTCTTAGAGATCAGGATGTAG